A genome region from Macrotis lagotis isolate mMagLag1 chromosome 4, bilby.v1.9.chrom.fasta, whole genome shotgun sequence includes the following:
- the LOC141520194 gene encoding olfactory receptor 4L1-like translates to MDIMNKSTISEFILLGLSGSWELQVFYFLLFFILYSATVVGNLLIVVTVIFSSHLNSPMYFLLGNLSFFDMCLSTVTTPKMFVDLLREQRTISLWGCMTQMFFMHLFGGGEMTLLIAMAFDRYVAICKPLHYTSIMSRRLLYGLVLFSWTIGFIHTMSQIVLTVNLPFCGPNVVDNLFCDLPLVIKLACKDTDILELLVIADSGLLSLICFILLLISYTVILLTVHSHSSSGLSKALSTLSAHITVVTLFFGPCIFIYAWPFSNFSGTKILSVFYTVITPLLNPIIYALRNQEMKEAMRKLRTHHVSSR, encoded by the coding sequence ATGGATATCATGAATAAATCCAcaatttctgaatttattttgctaGGTCTCTCTGGATCATGGGAACTTCAAGTTTTCtattttctgctctttttcataCTCTATAGTGCCACTGTTGTGGGCAATCTCCTCATTGTGGTCACAGTGATATTTAGTTCTCATCTGAACTCTCCAATGTACTTCCTCCTTGGTAACCTCTCTTTTTTTGACATGTGCCTCTCTACTGTCACTACACCCAAGATGTTTGTAGACTTGCTCAGGGAACAGAGAACCATATCCTTATGGGGATGTATGACTCAGATGTTCTTCATGCATTTATTTGGGGGTGGTGAAATGACTCTCCTTATTGCCATGGCTTTTGACAGATATGTTGCTATATGCAAACCTCTTCATTACACATCCATCATGAGTCGACGCTTGCTCTATGGGCTTGTGCTATTCTCGTGGACAATTGGTTTCATTCACACTATGAGTCAAATTGTTCTAACTGTGAACTTGCCCTTCTGTGGACCCAATGTAGTGGACAATCTTTTCTGTGATCTTCCCCTAGTGATCAAACTTGCCTGTAAAGACACTGACATCCTGGAACTCCTTGTTATTGCTGACAGTGGACTACTCTCACTGATTTGCTTCATTCTTTTACTTATATCTTATACTGTTATTCTTCTCACTGTCCATAGTCATTCCTCAAGTGGGCTCTCCAAAGCTCTGTCAACATTGTCTGCTCATATCACTGTAGTGACTCTTTTCTTTGGGCCATGTATCTTCATTTATGCTTGGCCATTTAGCAACTTTTCAGGAACTAAAATTCTCTCTGTGTTTTACACTGTTATCACACCCTTATTAAACCCCATTATTTATGCTTTGAGAAATCAGGAGATGAAGGAGGCCATGAGAAAACTTAGAACTCATCATGTTAGCTCCAGGTAA